A genomic window from Nitrospirota bacterium includes:
- a CDS encoding cytochrome c3 family protein: MRFIKIIFCYLAMCAAIAFISSQADAAEANPCITCHAKLQKPAKSVHAAIALGCSACHKPVEGKTHPGQKGSIVLTQSMPGLCYSCHDESKFKGKSVHQPIPAGMCTGCHDAHQSNYPKILLKDVPGLCYNCHDESKFKGKSGHTNLGMCTGCHNPHSSESDRILKTTQPNLCFSCHEKAQFNKKNVHGIIPAGGCSSCHTPHANNNPSLLINSSIEELCLTCHVGKSDGKHIVNIPGRRIHPVKGKDPSTIKIIRVPDPKNPGKEIEIIDPDNPGKDFDCVTCHDPHSSDNKKLFTQPNICTRCHKYY, encoded by the coding sequence ATGAGATTTATAAAGATAATCTTTTGCTATCTGGCGATGTGCGCAGCTATTGCTTTCATATCCTCTCAGGCCGATGCTGCAGAGGCCAACCCATGCATCACCTGCCATGCAAAATTACAGAAACCGGCAAAAAGTGTGCATGCAGCGATTGCCCTCGGCTGTTCAGCATGCCATAAACCCGTAGAAGGCAAGACGCATCCAGGACAAAAAGGCAGTATCGTGCTCACCCAGAGCATGCCGGGACTCTGTTACAGCTGCCATGATGAATCGAAATTCAAGGGGAAATCTGTACATCAGCCAATACCGGCTGGCATGTGCACCGGATGCCATGATGCGCATCAGTCAAATTATCCCAAGATTCTTTTGAAAGATGTTCCGGGACTCTGTTACAACTGCCATGATGAATCGAAATTTAAAGGCAAGTCAGGCCATACAAATTTAGGAATGTGCACAGGCTGTCACAATCCGCATAGCTCAGAATCTGACAGGATACTGAAAACAACGCAGCCGAATCTCTGTTTTAGCTGTCATGAGAAGGCTCAATTCAACAAAAAAAATGTTCATGGGATTATTCCTGCAGGTGGCTGCAGCTCTTGTCATACTCCGCATGCAAACAATAACCCTTCCCTCCTCATAAACAGCAGTATAGAAGAGCTTTGTCTGACCTGCCATGTGGGCAAGTCAGATGGAAAACATATCGTGAATATTCCCGGCAGAAGAATTCACCCAGTAAAGGGCAAAGACCCATCAACCATCAAGATAATACGCGTGCCTGATCCAAAGAATCCAGGGAAAGAAATTGAAATCATAGACCCCGATAATCCTGGCAAGGATTTTGACTGCGTTACCTGCCATGATCCCCACAGTTCAGACAACAAGAAGCTCTTTACACAACCAAACATTTGCACAAGATGCCATAAATACTATTAA